In Pseudoduganella albidiflava, a single window of DNA contains:
- the dprA gene encoding DNA-processing protein DprA: MQATESLFSPGAGCGADGTVDSTADSTADSTAEGTAGCSAACGANCGVACTDCLLSWLRLAMMPGLPRHAAAQLVRAHGTAPAVIAAARAQRLAGVGVALPTAAIAAPFAPRARAVAEATLHWASQPGNRLLTLNDAAYPPQLKEIADPPVLLHAQGDLALLQGNRAGRAIGIVGSRRATQQGMANAGNFARALSEAGFTIVSGLALGIDAAAHQGGLAGMGSTVAVVGTGIDVVYPPSNAALDARIRQAGCVLSEFALGTPARKQNFPIRNRIISGLSRGVLVVEAAEQSGSLITARLANEQGRDVFAIPGSIHASLAKGCHRLIRDGARLVETANDILEAFGMEAVRGTETLLDELTRAADVLLTALTYDPVPADELAARLKLDPADTQASLLALELAGVVERLPGGVFQRLKR, translated from the coding sequence GTGCAAGCCACGGAATCCCTCTTCTCGCCTGGCGCCGGTTGCGGCGCCGATGGCACCGTTGATAGCACTGCCGATAGCACTGCCGATAGCACTGCCGAAGGCACTGCCGGTTGCAGTGCTGCCTGCGGTGCGAACTGCGGCGTTGCATGCACCGATTGCCTGTTGTCGTGGCTGCGCCTGGCGATGATGCCGGGCCTGCCGCGCCACGCCGCCGCGCAGCTGGTGCGCGCGCACGGCACCGCGCCCGCGGTGATCGCAGCGGCTCGCGCACAGCGTCTCGCCGGCGTGGGTGTCGCATTGCCCACGGCTGCGATTGCCGCGCCCTTCGCACCGCGCGCCCGCGCGGTGGCCGAAGCCACCTTGCACTGGGCCAGCCAGCCCGGCAACCGGCTGCTGACGCTGAACGATGCAGCCTATCCCCCGCAACTAAAGGAGATTGCCGATCCGCCGGTGCTGCTGCATGCGCAAGGCGATCTTGCGCTGCTGCAGGGCAACCGGGCAGGCAGGGCGATCGGCATCGTCGGCAGCCGCCGTGCCACGCAGCAGGGCATGGCCAATGCCGGCAATTTCGCGCGCGCATTGTCGGAGGCCGGCTTCACGATCGTGTCCGGTCTCGCGCTGGGCATCGACGCGGCCGCCCACCAGGGCGGCCTGGCGGGCATGGGCTCGACCGTGGCGGTGGTCGGCACCGGCATCGACGTGGTCTATCCGCCATCCAATGCGGCACTGGATGCGCGCATTCGTCAGGCCGGTTGCGTGCTCAGCGAGTTTGCCCTGGGCACGCCGGCGCGCAAGCAGAACTTCCCGATCCGCAACCGCATCATCAGCGGGCTGTCGCGCGGCGTGCTGGTGGTCGAGGCGGCGGAGCAATCGGGGTCGCTGATCACCGCGCGCCTTGCCAACGAGCAGGGGCGCGATGTGTTCGCGATTCCGGGTTCGATCCATGCGAGCCTGGCGAAAGGCTGCCACCGGCTGATACGCGATGGTGCGCGGCTGGTCGAGACGGCGAACGATATCCTGGAAGCATTTGGCATGGAGGCCGTGCGCGGCACCGAAACGCTGCTGGATGAATTGACGCGGGCGGCCGATGTGTTGTTAACGGCATTGACGTACGATCCAGTACCCGCCGATGAACTGGCGGCAAGGCTGAAACTGGATCCGGCTGACACTCAGGCAAGTTTGCTTGCACTAGAGTTAGCAGGTGTTGTGGAACGGCTGCCTGGTGGTGTTTTTCAGCGACTC
- a CDS encoding PEP-CTERM sorting domain-containing protein (PEP-CTERM proteins occur, often in large numbers, in the proteomes of bacteria that also encode an exosortase, a predicted intramembrane cysteine proteinase. The presence of a PEP-CTERM domain at a protein's C-terminus predicts cleavage within the sorting domain, followed by covalent anchoring to some some component of the (usually Gram-negative) cell surface. Many PEP-CTERM proteins exhibit an unusual sequence composition that includes large numbers of potential glycosylation sites. Expression of one such protein has been shown restore the ability of a bacterium to form floc, a type of biofilm.) — protein sequence MFKTIALATLMAASCSAHAVTTWNFSYTGFLHESTSFFDDARVLQGSFSGDDANGDGYVGKDEITSFSLNGTEFLGCAGDSNEFYKCGTDTFEYQIGGALAFSAGQRGEDPYGGMYNGHYYTTGDREFEYLFTPFESYRNDYLWTEQTQFAIDKVAVGGSPVIAVPEPGTWAMLATGLLLVTGVARRRRQAEQPIRG from the coding sequence ATGTTCAAGACGATTGCCCTTGCCACTTTGATGGCCGCCAGCTGCAGCGCTCACGCAGTAACGACGTGGAACTTCTCGTACACGGGTTTTCTGCATGAAAGCACTTCCTTTTTCGACGACGCGCGCGTGCTGCAAGGATCGTTCTCCGGCGACGATGCAAATGGTGACGGCTATGTGGGGAAAGACGAAATCACGTCCTTTTCCCTGAACGGCACGGAGTTTCTCGGCTGTGCAGGCGACAGTAATGAGTTCTACAAGTGCGGTACCGACACGTTCGAATACCAGATCGGTGGCGCGCTCGCGTTCTCCGCCGGCCAGCGTGGCGAAGATCCCTATGGCGGCATGTATAACGGCCACTATTACACGACTGGCGACCGTGAATTCGAATACCTGTTCACACCATTCGAAAGCTATCGCAACGATTACCTGTGGACGGAACAGACCCAGTTCGCCATCGACAAGGTCGCCGTGGGCGGCTCGCCCGTGATCGCCGTGCCGGAACCGGGCACCTGGGCCATGCTGGCCACCGGCCTGCTGCTGGTGACCGGCGTGGCACGGCGCCGCCGCCAGGCGGAACAGCCGATCCGAGGCTGA
- a CDS encoding PEP-CTERM sorting domain-containing protein yields MFKPLVFATLLAASCAVHAVPVWTFSYTGFLDENTGIFSSTYKLKGSFSGHDGNHDGFLDKDEISTFILNGVDYIGCAGTSNEFYRCGTDSFSFQIGSKKLDFSVGENGGDPEGYFGGGHYFVAGDGEYDYRYTPDSYLMSAYRWTDQTRFNIGKSKGAGNNPMMASAVLAVPEPGTWAMLATGLLLVAGAARRRAGTAQPVRN; encoded by the coding sequence ATGTTTAAACCCCTTGTTTTCGCCACCTTGCTGGCCGCCAGCTGCGCCGTTCACGCAGTACCGGTATGGACGTTCTCGTACACGGGTTTTCTGGATGAGAATACCGGTATTTTTTCCAGTACTTACAAGCTGAAGGGCTCTTTTTCGGGCCACGATGGAAACCACGATGGTTTTCTCGATAAAGATGAAATCAGCACCTTTATTCTGAATGGCGTCGATTACATTGGCTGCGCCGGTACCAGCAATGAGTTTTATCGCTGCGGCACCGACAGCTTCAGCTTCCAGATCGGCAGCAAGAAGCTCGACTTTTCCGTCGGGGAAAACGGTGGAGATCCGGAGGGATATTTTGGTGGCGGGCATTATTTTGTCGCTGGTGACGGCGAATACGATTACCGTTACACGCCCGATTCCTATCTGATGAGCGCGTACCGGTGGACAGATCAGACCAGGTTCAATATCGGCAAGAGCAAAGGCGCGGGTAATAACCCCATGATGGCATCAGCCGTGCTTGCCGTGCCGGAACCAGGCACCTGGGCCATGCTAGCTACCGGCTTGCTGCTGGTGGCTGGCGCGGCACGGCGCCGCGCCGGGACGGCGCAACCTGTCCGCAACTGA
- the def gene encoding peptide deformylase: protein MSKLNILRYPDPRLTKVAKPVTVFDERLARLVADMAETMYDAPGIGLAATQVDVHERVIVIDISETKDQLTVFINPEVLWASDDKQVYDEGCLSVPGIYDDVERPAKVKVRAQNEKGEFFEVDADGLLAVCIQHEMDHLMGKVFVEYLSPLKRNRIKTKLQKEERGMERERQLRSAARR from the coding sequence ATGTCGAAACTGAACATCCTCCGCTATCCCGACCCGCGCCTGACCAAGGTTGCCAAGCCCGTCACCGTGTTCGACGAGCGCCTCGCGCGCCTCGTTGCCGACATGGCCGAGACCATGTACGACGCACCCGGCATTGGCCTGGCCGCCACGCAGGTCGACGTGCACGAGCGCGTGATCGTCATCGACATCAGCGAAACCAAGGACCAGCTGACCGTCTTCATCAACCCGGAAGTGCTGTGGGCCAGCGACGACAAGCAGGTCTACGACGAAGGCTGCCTGTCGGTACCCGGCATCTACGACGATGTCGAGCGCCCCGCCAAGGTCAAGGTGCGTGCCCAGAACGAAAAGGGCGAGTTCTTCGAGGTCGACGCGGATGGCTTGCTGGCCGTGTGCATCCAGCACGAAATGGATCACCTGATGGGCAAGGTCTTCGTCGAATACCTTTCGCCGCTGAAGCGCAACCGCATCAAGACCAAGCTGCAGAAGGAAGAACGCGGCATGGAACGCGAGCGCCAGCTGCGCAGCGCCGCCCGCCGTTGA
- a CDS encoding LysM peptidoglycan-binding domain-containing protein — protein sequence MKNFSTVGARLLVAMAFCGTTAVSATAQESRCEFRPNAPDQHTVARGDTLWDIAGTFLQKPWCWPQVWGLNRAEIADPHWIYPGQVIWFDRAAGRLRLGNKVGGNTASGEPGSARLSPQARIEGLGKDAIPAIAPGVIEPFLAQPLIVEADELKDAPRIVATDGNRVFLGKDDKAYVRGKLKGATSFQAFRPGKPLRDPVTKAVVGQEAHYLGTLALQKEAAPGTDVHTFIVTGAKEEMGVGDQLMRTEPVPVQNYVPHPPAVPVEARVLAIYDGVVHAGQNHVVSINRGKLDGLDVGATLQLYHVGQTVTDKSASKGWHNLGNPQVKLPDEQVGSLFIFRVFKRISYGLIMQATEPVVVGDVARTPE from the coding sequence ATGAAAAATTTTAGCACAGTCGGCGCACGCCTGTTGGTTGCCATGGCGTTTTGCGGAACCACCGCCGTGTCCGCCACGGCACAGGAAAGCCGTTGCGAATTCCGGCCGAACGCGCCGGACCAGCATACCGTGGCCCGGGGCGACACCCTGTGGGACATCGCCGGTACCTTCCTGCAGAAACCATGGTGCTGGCCGCAGGTATGGGGCCTGAACCGCGCCGAGATAGCCGATCCCCACTGGATCTATCCCGGCCAGGTCATCTGGTTCGACCGCGCCGCCGGGCGCCTGCGGCTGGGCAACAAGGTCGGCGGCAACACGGCCAGTGGCGAGCCGGGCTCGGCCAGGTTGTCGCCCCAGGCGCGCATCGAGGGCCTGGGCAAGGATGCCATTCCCGCCATCGCACCCGGTGTGATCGAGCCATTCCTGGCGCAGCCGCTGATCGTCGAGGCGGACGAGCTGAAGGATGCGCCGCGCATCGTGGCCACCGACGGCAACCGGGTCTTCCTCGGCAAGGACGACAAGGCCTATGTGCGGGGCAAGCTGAAGGGCGCCACGTCGTTCCAGGCGTTCCGGCCCGGCAAGCCGCTGCGCGACCCGGTCACCAAGGCCGTGGTGGGCCAGGAAGCGCATTACCTGGGCACGCTGGCATTGCAGAAGGAGGCCGCGCCCGGCACGGACGTGCACACCTTCATCGTCACCGGCGCGAAGGAAGAGATGGGCGTGGGCGACCAGCTGATGCGCACCGAGCCGGTGCCGGTGCAGAACTATGTGCCGCACCCGCCGGCGGTGCCGGTGGAGGCGCGCGTGCTGGCCATCTACGATGGCGTGGTGCATGCGGGCCAGAACCACGTGGTCTCGATCAATCGCGGAAAGCTTGATGGGCTCGACGTCGGCGCCACCCTCCAGCTGTACCATGTCGGGCAGACGGTGACCGACAAGTCGGCCAGCAAGGGCTGGCACAATCTCGGTAATCCGCAGGTCAAGCTGCCGGACGAACAAGTCGGCAGCTTGTTCATCTTCCGCGTGTTCAAGCGCATTTCCTATGGCCTGATCATGCAGGCGACCGAACCGGTGGTGGTGGGCGACGTCGCCAGAACTCCGGAGTGA
- the fmt gene encoding methionyl-tRNA formyltransferase — MKVVFAGTPEFAAVALRAIHAAGIEIPLVLTQPDRPAGRGLQLQPSAVKQYAVAHGIPVAQPLSLRMDAKDPQRAQEAREAHELLLATDYDAMVVAAYGLILPRSTLDIKPCINIHGSLLPRWRGAAPIHRAIEAGDHETGVTIMQMEEGLDTGPMLLIERTPIGPQDTTATLHDRLAAMGAEMVVKVLRKMEHDVIEAVPQPEAGVTYAAKIAKEEAALDFTLPAREVGRKIRAFNPFPGAHGVVNGTVIKLWGAELLDADSTAPAGQVLAADAQHGIVVACGSGALRLTQLQKPGGKRLPAAEFIKGFALEGLRFE, encoded by the coding sequence ATGAAGGTCGTTTTCGCCGGCACTCCCGAGTTCGCAGCCGTGGCGCTGCGGGCCATCCATGCCGCGGGCATCGAGATCCCGCTGGTGCTGACGCAGCCGGACCGCCCGGCCGGGCGCGGCCTCCAGCTGCAGCCCTCGGCCGTCAAGCAGTATGCGGTGGCCCACGGCATTCCCGTGGCGCAGCCGCTGTCGCTGCGGATGGATGCCAAGGACCCGCAGCGCGCACAGGAGGCCCGGGAAGCGCATGAACTGCTGCTGGCCACGGACTATGACGCGATGGTGGTGGCCGCGTATGGCCTGATCCTGCCGCGCAGCACGCTCGACATCAAGCCTTGCATCAATATCCACGGTTCGCTGCTGCCCCGCTGGCGTGGCGCCGCGCCCATCCATCGCGCGATCGAAGCGGGCGACCATGAAACGGGTGTCACCATCATGCAGATGGAAGAAGGCCTCGATACCGGCCCCATGCTGCTGATCGAACGCACGCCGATCGGCCCGCAGGACACCACGGCCACGCTGCACGACCGCCTGGCGGCCATGGGCGCCGAGATGGTGGTCAAGGTACTGCGCAAGATGGAACACGACGTGATCGAAGCCGTGCCCCAGCCGGAAGCGGGTGTCACCTATGCCGCCAAGATCGCCAAGGAAGAAGCGGCACTGGACTTCACCCTGCCAGCACGCGAAGTCGGCCGCAAGATCCGCGCCTTCAATCCGTTTCCCGGCGCCCATGGCGTGGTGAATGGCACCGTCATCAAGCTGTGGGGCGCCGAACTGCTGGATGCGGACAGCACGGCCCCGGCCGGCCAGGTGCTGGCAGCGGATGCCCAGCACGGCATCGTGGTGGCCTGCGGCAGCGGCGCACTGCGCCTGACGCAGCTGCAGAAGCCGGGTGGCAAGCGCCTGCCGGCGGCGGAGTTCATCAAGGGCTTCGCGCTGGAAGGCCTGCGTTTCGAATGA